The following proteins come from a genomic window of Coffea arabica cultivar ET-39 chromosome 11c, Coffea Arabica ET-39 HiFi, whole genome shotgun sequence:
- the LOC140016585 gene encoding uncharacterized protein: MPKKLKSSSAFLQKVSRLLRVHIFITRMRKSINIPRIISLKKSRKIKKFMLLRHYKCGYAQEYQLSPSNSPFLRYNCRKPINKRRYKDLYSILFIGKCLELSGEDDECSIDERAEKFIERFYEEMRIQRQELLMQFNPLMLDDDC; the protein is encoded by the exons ATGCCCAAGAAACTAAAATCATCATCAGCCTTTTTGCAGAAAGTATCAAGGCTCCTAAGAGTCCATATTTTTATCACCAGAATGAGGAAATCCATCAATATTCCAAGAATTATTTCactcaaaaagtcaagaaaaatcaagaaattcatgCTTCTCAGGCATTACAAGTGTGGGTACGCTCAGGAGTATCAGCTCTCCCCTTCAAATAGTCCATTCCTGCGGTACAACTGCAGAAAGCCAATCAACAAGAGGAGATATAAAGATTTGTACTCCATTTTATTCATTGGAAAATGCTTAG AGTTAAGTGGGGAAGATGATGAGTGCTCAATTGATGAAAGGGCTGAGAAGTTTATTGAAAGGTTCTATGAGGAGATGAGAATTCAGAGGCAAGAATTACTCATGCAGTTCAATCCATTAATGCTAGATGATGATTGCTGA
- the LOC140016678 gene encoding uncharacterized protein has protein sequence MAMGLEREREQSLPSSSSSKPLHNFNLPFGLRWGNQKFLRCMKVNSNGEISAVQRRPSSSSSLAAAFNASNGNRNGNLNSSSSADVLSIIGKRKEREKCEDPSIVLVDYHRGSDSKKVGLSLMPPPPLASFSSAGIVATESRQKIKSAENRDRSGDGIAAVREKLMFDLQTAADKMKDAILRERLEPDEQHDNLPSLVQAPATLVATVATTASEIAEAAARPWNLRTRRAACKAPSGNRCSSAGAGTSNGGSGDDFSPEKSLKVDLAKPNFGASPSRVAVVENNKSSPRLRSGGATTATASPSNEKKERAKFSVSITRQEIEEDFLAIAGRRPPRRPQKRSKYIQKNLDTLFPGLWLIEITAEMYKVPETQ, from the exons ATGGCGATGGGTCTAGAACGAGAAAGAGAACAATCATTGCCATCCTCATCATCATCCAAGCCTTTGCATAATTTCAACCTGCCGTTTGGATTACGGTGGGGTAATCAGAAGTTTTTACGATGTATGAAGGTTAACTCTAACGGCGAAATCTCCGCCGTCCAACGCCGTCCTTCGTCTTCCTCCTCGCTAGCTGCTGCTTTTAATGCTAGTAATGGTAATAGAAATGGGAATTtgaattcttcttcttctgctgaTGTTCTGTCCATCATCGGAAAGAGGAAGGAGAGAGAGAAATGTGAGGACCCATCTATTGTTCTGGTGGATTATCACCGTGGATCCGATTCTAAGAAAGTGGGTTTAAGTTTGATGCCTCCTCCTCCTCTGGCATCGTTTTCGTCGGCCGGTATCGTTGCTACTGAGTCTCGCCAAAAAATCAAGTCGGCAGAGAATAGAGATAGAAGTGGTGATGGGATTGCTGCAGTGAGGGAGAAGCTCATGTTTGATCTTCAAACAGCGGCGGATAAGATGAAAGATGCAATTTTGAGGGAGAGGCTTGAGCCAGATGAGCAACATGATAATCTACCATCGTTGGTGCAGGCGCCGGCGACTTTGGTGGCAACGGTTGCTACTACTGCATCGGAGATTGCTGAGGCAGCTGCGCGACCATGGAACTTAAGGACTAGGAGGGCGGCCTGTAAGGCGCCGTCTGGTAACAGATGCTCCTCGGCCGGTGCCGGGACCAGTAACGGTGGCAGTGGCGATGATTTTTCACCTGAAAAGAGTTTGAAGGTGGATTTGGCGAAGCCCAATTTTGGGGCTTCACCATCGAGGGTAGCGGTGGTGGAGAACAATAAGTCGTCACCAAGGCTGAGGAGTGGTGGCGCCACCACTGCTACCGCTTCTCCGAGTaatgagaagaaagaaagagctAAGTTTTCGGTTTCTATCACACGACAAGAGATCGAAGAGGATTTCTTGGCTATTGCTGGTCGAAGGCCACCTCGCAGGCCTCAGAAACGtagcaaatatatacaaaaaaatttgGAT ACTTTGTTCCCGGGCTTGTGGTTGATAGAGATTACTGCAGAGATGTACAAAGTTCCTGAAACGCAGTAG
- the LOC113716775 gene encoding glutamine--tRNA ligase — MVGKSDKDSNSGGGDKAEMVEMFLKIGLEEKTAKNTIANNKVTANLLAVIQEAEVTDGCDRTVGNLLYTVATKFPANALVHRPILLKYIVSSKIKTPAQLEAAFAFLAAIAGENLKANEFEDACGVGVEVSAEDINLAVNEVFEEKKSMILEQRYRTNVGELFGHIRKKQPWADPKIVKQLVDAKLVELLGARTAADDEKPIKKKKEKPVKDKVSAEETPPLKPSDEEVNPYTIFPSPEENLKVHTEIYFSDGRVLRPCNSKEILDKHLKTTGGKVWTRFPPEPNGYLHIGHAKAMFVDFGLAKERGGSCYLRYDDTNPEAEKKEYINHIEEIVGWMGWEPFKITYTSDYFQELYELAVELIRRGHAYVDHQTPEEIKEYREKKMNSPWRDRPIEESLRLFDEMKRGMIEEGKATLRMKQDMQSDNFNMYDLIAYRIKFTPHPHAGDKWCIYPSYDYAHCIVDSLENITHSLCTLEFETRRASYYWLLDALGLYLPYVWEYSRLNLTNTVMSKRKLNRLVTDKWVDGWDDPRLMTLAGLRRRGVTPTAINAFVRGIGITRSDSSLIRLDRLEYHIREELNKTAARAMVLLNPLKVVITNLEAGSVMDLDAKKWPDADDASSMYKVPFSKVVYIERSDFRMKDSKDYYGLAPGKSVLLRYAFPIKCTEVILGDDKESVLEIRAEYDPSKKTKPKGVLHWVAESTPGVDPLKVEVRLFDKLFLSENPAELDDWLGDLNPQSRIVIPDAYAVSALQNAAVGDKFQFERLGYFVVDQDSTSEKIIFNRTVTLRDSYSKGGK; from the exons ATGGTGGGGAAAAGTGACAAGGATAGCAATAGTGGCGGCGGCGATAAGGCGGAGATGGTGGAGATGTTTCTGAAAATCGGATTGGAAGAAAAGACGGCGAAGAATACTATAGCTAATAATAAGGTTACCGCTAATCTCCTCGCCGTCATTCAAGAG GCAGAAGTAACAGATGGCTGTGATCGGACTGTTGGAAATCTTCTTTATACG GTTGCTACCAAATTCCCTGCAAATGCTCTTGTTCATCGAcctattttgctcaagtatatTGTTTCATCGAAG ATTAAAACTCCTGCTCAATTAGAGGCAGCCTTTGCATTCCTTGCTGCCATTGCTGGTGAGAACTTGAAGGCTAATGAGTTCGAAGACGCTTGTGGTGTTG GAGTGGAGGTCTCTGCTGAAGATATAAATCTTGCTGTTAACGAAGTCTTTGAAGAGAAGAAGTCTATGATTTTGGAGCAACGCTATCGCACAAATG TTGGTGAACTTTTTGGTCATATTCGAAAGAAGCAGCCATGGGCAGATCCTAAGATAGTCAAG CAACTCGTGGATGCAAAATTAGTTGAGCTACTGGGTGCAAGAACTGCTGCAGATGATGAGAAACctataaaaaagaagaaagagaagccTGTCAAG GATAAAGTTTCTGCTGAAGAGACACCTCCATTGAAACCATCTGATGAAGAAGTTAATCCATATACAATATTCCCTTCACCAGAAGAAAACCTGAAG GTGCATACGGAAATATATTTCAGTGATGGACGGGTTCTCAGACCTTGCAATTCGAAGGAAATACTTGATAAGCATTTGAAGACTACAGGAGGAAAAGTTTGGACTCGTTTCCCACCAGAACCTAATGGATATTTACACATTGGTCATGCCAAG GCTATGTTTGTGGACTTTGGTCTGGCAAAGGAGAGAGGTGGATCCTGCTATCTGAG GTATGATGATACCAACCCGGAAGCTGAAAAGAAAGAATATATCAATCATATTGAAGAAATTGTTGGATGGATGGGATGGGAACCTTTTAAG ATCACCTACACGAGTGATTATTTCCAAGAGTTGTATGAATTAGCAGTGGAGCTGATAAGGAGAGGTCATGCTTATGTTGATCACCAG ACACCTGAAGAAATAAAGGAGTACAGGGAGAAGAAGATGAACAGCCCTTGGAGAGATAGACCTATTGAAGAATCACTCAGATTGTTTGATGAAATGAAGAGAGGGATGATCGAGGAAGGCAAAGCTACATTAAGAATGAAACAGGATATGCAGAGTGATAACTTCAATATGTATGATCTCATTGCTTATCGTATCAAG TTCACTCCTCATCCGCATGCCGGAGACAAGTGGTGCATTTACCCTAGCTATGATTATGCACATTGCATTGTAGATTCTCTTGAAAATATTACTCACTCG CTTTGCACACTTGAGTTTGAGACACGCCGTGCATCATACTATTGGTTGCTTGATGCACTGGGTCTTTACCTCCCTTATGTCTGGGAGTATTCACGGCTGAATTTGACCAACACAGTTATGTCTAAACGCAAG TTAAATCGTCTTGTGACAGACAAATGGGTTGATGGTTGGGATGATCCTCGGCTGATGACGCTAGCTGGTTTACGGCGTAGAGGGGTCACTCCAACGGCTATTAATGCTTTTGTTCGAGGGATTGGTATTACTCGAAG TGACTCTAGTCTCATACGTTTGGACCGCCTTGAGTACCATATAcgggaagaattaaataaaacagCAGCACGGGCCATGGTGCTGCTAAATCCACTTAAG GTTGTCATTACAAACTTGGAAGCTGGTTCAGTGATGGATCTTGATGCAAAGAAGTGGCCAGATGCGGATGATGCATCTTCAATGTATAAG GTTCCTTTCTCCAAAGTTGTATATATTGAACGTTCAGATTTTCGTATGAAAGATTCCAAAGATTATTATGGGCTGGCTCCTGGCAAATCTGTCCTACTAAG GTATGCATTTCCTATTAAGTGCACCGAAGTAATACTTGGTGATGACAAGGAGTCGGTTCTTGAGATCCGGGCTGAATATGATCCTAGCAAAAAGACCAAGCCAAAG GGGGTTCTTCACTGGGTAGCAGAATCTACACCAGGAGTTGACCCACTCAAGGTGGAAGTCAGACTGTTTGATAAACTATTTCTATCTGAG AATCCTGCTGAACTGGATGATTGGCTTGGTGATTTGAACCCTCAGTCTAGAATAGTGATACCAGATGCATATGCTGTAAGTGCACTCCAAAATGCTGCTGTTGGGGATAAATTTCAGTTTGAACGGCTTG GCTACTTCGTGGTTGATCAGGACTCTACTTCTGAAAAGATCATATTTAATCGGACGGTCACGTTGCGAGATAGCTATAGTAAGGGGGGGAAGTAG